ATTGAATTTTTCTAAGGGAATATTGGGAAACTCGACCCCCATCAGATCATACAACTCTTTCAACAACTGCAGCACCTCTGCACGCTGCGACTCGGGCGCATCGTATACCGACTCAAGCAGTTGCACTTCGCCCCCGGCATACAGTTTTCCGTTCATTTCATGTTGAAAAGACAATACCTTGAACACCTGTCGGGCAACGCAGACAACATCCATCTCGCCACCCTCATAGGTAGTAACCACTTCGACCAACTGTACCTCTGTACCGTAGGCTATGGTATCATCTATATACACCGGAATACCAAACGTAACGGCCTCTTGTCTGCAATCGTTTATCAACTGCTTGTACCGCTCTTCAAAGATGTGCAGGGGGACGGTCTCCCCAGGAAAAAAGACAGATTGTAAAGGGAAAAATGGCAGTTGCATCGTCAATTTTTTCTAAAAATACACAGCCCATGGAGAAATGACAACTTTAGTTCTGTTTATCATTTGTTATTTTTATAACATTTTGTTGCATTTATTTTTTGTTGTGAAAAATTTTTGTCTTACTACCCAACAAAAGGTAGTTTTGTGTAAAATCGACAACATATGAAGTCCACTGATCTGTTGAAAGTTGCCCGTGATTTTGGTGCACCCGTGTACGTATACGATTCTGAGAAAATTGCTTCACA
This portion of the Flagellimonas lutaonensis genome encodes:
- a CDS encoding LON peptidase substrate-binding domain-containing protein — protein: MQLPFFPLQSVFFPGETVPLHIFEERYKQLINDCRQEAVTFGIPVYIDDTIAYGTEVQLVEVVTTYEGGEMDVVCVARQVFKVLSFQHEMNGKLYAGGEVQLLESVYDAPESQRAEVLQLLKELYDLMGVEFPNIPLEKFNSYAFAHKMGLSFEQEYQLLKLNRESERLSYIQRHLDGTIKVLDQINRTKEIIDMNGHFRNFDPLDFKDFGA